Below is a genomic region from Prunus persica cultivar Lovell chromosome G3, Prunus_persica_NCBIv2, whole genome shotgun sequence.
aaatcagaatgACAATGCAGCAGTAACAGCAGGAAGATAATTTCTACCAAAAGAAAGTCACAGAAGGAGAATGTTAATACTGGACAGCTACTCCAACAAAGAAATATAGAAGAAGATACCTCCCGTTAGTGTATCTCCAGCAACAGAACTGTGTCTCCAAAACTCTATCTGTTGATGATGAATTTCAGCCTGCATGGATGTTTTCTGAGAAACATGGGATGCTTTCTCCATTATAGGATCCAATAAACCTTCCTCCTGCATGACTAGGTTGTGGAGATGCTCCCTCACAACAACTTGTAGAtttgaaaaatttgttgaggttttcatatttgaagtATCATCATGTTCTTCTCTCCATAACAGAGGTTCTTCTTCAATCTCTGATGGGCCAAAAGgtacaaaattgaaagttggTTCAGGTTGAGGGTTGTCAATCTTGGCAGACTCAAACGTCATCCTGTTTGGATGCTCAAAACTTAGTTCATCGTTCTCGTCCAAGTCATAGTTTACAGTCTCAACGACTTCATGACAATTCAAAGAGGGCTTGAGAGATCCATCATGTTCGCTTTCATCTAGAGAAGAAGTGAGTCCGGTATTTGCTTGACCATCATACCATAGGAAGAAAGGGCAAGCGCCATGACCCTGTCCAAGAGCCAGAAATCAATGCACATCCATACATGATAAACACAAAAACCAAGCGGAAGtatgcaaaactcaaaaactgAAAAGCTACGCGAGTTAGAACTAGAGAACTAAAGAACAGATAGCAGGTTAGAGAACTAAAGAACAGATAGCAGGTTGCATTGCGCGGATGAATGAATTTGTTTCAGACCTCCATGCTTACTTTTATCTTAATCCATGGGAGAAAGAGCATTTGGAACCGAACAAGACCGACTTACACAGTTTTGCCACGCAAATGTACCCAAACAGAGATGCGACCACCATCGGACGCAAGCCCTCAGAAGTTAAATAAACCATGTTAATAATTTCACATTACATTACTGGCAGGCATGAGATTAATAATGAGAGATGTGATGCAGTAAAATAGGTACAAAAAATGAGTTCAAAAAGGGATGAACAAAGAGAGAGCTtgcttataaattatattatatggaaaagaaagaagaatacGATGAGTGAAGTAGTAGGAAGGTAAGTAAGTAGGGTATGGTGTGTACATAATAATACCTTTGTGATAGGGCAGACAAAGTATAATCGACCGGCATTTGGTTCAGACGTCTCCAGCATCAACCTACAGAGTCCGGCACCGCAAGAACACATGGGGTATTCGGAACGACTGAGACTGAGACTGAGAGGGCGTCCACTTGCTCCTCCACTACCATTCTTGTTCGTCTTGAGTTCATCATACCATTTAAAGAAGCCACATTTGCAGCcctaaattttcaaattttcaaatttaattgaagtaacagaagaagaagaatataaaaaagaaatgatcATCATATGGTCAGtaatgaatataaaaaagaagaagaagaagtgagTTGAGAGTCACATTGGGAAGGAGGTGAAGGCAAGCATAATAGATCCTTCCAGGGTTCTTGAGGCTTCGGGAGACCTTAGCAGTGCAAGGTCCGTGGCCGTTGTTGCATTCAATCTCAGGGTGATGGCAGACGTTGGGAAGAGAGGGAGGGGCTGCGGATGCGGTGGGTGTATTGAGATTGAACTTGAAGGGGCAATCTCTAACCCAATGACCTTGCCTTTTGCAGTGGAAGCATGTTGAGAAGGATGAGACTGCTTCTGCCTCTGCCTCTGCTTCTGTCTCTATGTCGGTGGAAGTGGGATCAATGTGAGGCAAGAAGCGCATTCTTTTGGAGGGGCTGGGGGTACACGGAGGATGGACTGGATCTGGAGGTGGAGAACCAGCAGCAGCGGCAGGGCTTGGGCCgcaaggaggaggagaaggagaagccATCATCGTTGATCAGATCACCCTCCGTCGCCGTCGAGTCTCTTCCTTTACCCCTcttattaaaactaaaaactaaaacgaaaataaagttcaattccaaatttccttttgcttttggaAATTGGAC
It encodes:
- the LOC18783436 gene encoding uncharacterized protein LOC18783436, with the protein product MMASPSPPPCGPSPAAAAGSPPPDPVHPPCTPSPSKRMRFLPHIDPTSTDIETEAEAEAEAVSSFSTCFHCKRQGHWVRDCPFKFNLNTPTASAAPPSLPNVCHHPEIECNNGHGPCTAKVSRSLKNPGRIYYACLHLLPNGCKCGFFKWYDELKTNKNGSGGASGRPLSLSLSRSEYPMCSCGAGLCRLMLETSEPNAGRLYFVCPITKGHGACPFFLWYDGQANTGLTSSLDESEHDGSLKPSLNCHEVVETVNYDLDENDELSFEHPNRMTFESAKIDNPQPEPTFNFVPFGPSEIEEEPLLWREEHDDTSNMKTSTNFSNLQVVVREHLHNLVMQEEGLLDPIMEKASHVSQKTSMQAEIHHQQIEFWRHSSVAGDTLTGGWGKDGTHQILDFQIFGWLGRLAFTPSGCLTVPPSKPKFCCVFPSLDPIFVPKETYGSHSEGLVDLPHSPSHSNFHLSPQMSSEDDARPLSGVLFELSGIKNLLDPLQDSVVTGKIVGALEQAALPIQNLLLTLLESMDPLQHESMTWAAECTFAALDHLSVDYRRFSERVRKFIACASSLAEVERSIHNDLSSKELIKVYHNEVDRFDNISRTHGDTVGAFTTSDHHLQSLRKEASRVKEMLLQIENQLSLCEVETSELKTRVDETAKDMIETEKRLQSAAQKAEAAMELCHQREVTRNAFKAAFEEARVKLR